Proteins encoded in a region of the Populus nigra chromosome 3, ddPopNigr1.1, whole genome shotgun sequence genome:
- the LOC133690250 gene encoding sulfoquinovosyl transferase SQD2-like: MIPSTSLSIIPTLSPIPFYSITCSSSPSTSSSSFLYPCLVSFKVSNFSSRKPKPIDLSCKQNCFTEFQRLKKGERNKWCFLVRAKSNNDMTISEVREEDEENPPPFLDYDTISRPRRIALFVEPSPFAYVSGYKNRFQNFIKYLREMGDEVMVVTTHEGVPQEFYGAKLIGSRSFPCPWYQKVPLSLALSPRIISEVARFKPDIIHASSPGIMVFGALAIAKLLCVPIVMSYHTHVPVYIPRYTFSWLVKPMWMILKFLHRAADLTLVPSAAIGRDLEAARVTAANKIRLWNKGVDSESFHPRFRSNEMRMRLSNGEPEKPLIVHVGRLGVEKSLDFLKRVMDRLPGARIAFIGDGPYREELEKMFTGIPAVFTGMLGGEELSEAYASGDVFVMPSESETLGLVVLEAMSSGIPVVAARAGGIPDIIPPEQDGKTGFLFNPGDLDDCLSKLEPLLDNQELRETMGKAARHDMEKYDWKAATKKIRNEQYNAAIWFWRKKRAQLLRPIQWLVKRLFPSPEV, encoded by the exons ATGATACCTTCCACTTCTCTCTCCATAATTCCTACTCTCTCCCCTATTCCTTTCTATTCCATCACTTGCTCATCTTCTCCTTCaacatcctcttcttctttcctgTACCCGTGTCTGGTTTCTTTTAAAGTTTCAAACTTTTCTTCTCGTAAACCAAAACCCATTGATCTTTCTTGCAAACAAAACTGCTTTACTGAGTTTCAGAGGCTCAAAAAGGGTGAAAGAAATAAATGGTGTTTTCTTGTTAGAGCTAAAAGCAATAACGATATGACTATTAGTGAGGTTAGGGAAGAAGACGAAGAGAACCCTCCTCCTTTCCTTGACTACGATACCATTTCAAGGCCTAGACGCATTGCTCTTTTTGTTGAGCCTTCTCCATTTGC ATATGTATCAGGTTATAAAAACAGGTTCCAGaatttcatcaaatatttaCGCGAAATGGGGGATGAG GTGATGGTTGTGACGACACATGAAGGAGTACCTCAGGAGTTTTATGGAGCAAAATTGATCGGATCACGGAG CTTCCCCTGCCCTTGGTATCAGAAGGTGCCCCTCTCTCTAGCACTTAGTCCAAGAATAATTTCAGAGGTTGCACGGTTTAAGCCTGACATAATACATGCATCATCACCTGGGATAATG GTTTTTGGTGCACTTGCCATTGCAAAACTGTTGTGTGTCCCCATAGTGATGTCTTATCACACTCATGTCCCTGT ATACATCCCAAGGTACACTTTTAGTTGGCTTGTGAAACCCATGTGGATGATCTTAA AATTTCTTCACAGAGCCGCTGATCTAACTCTAGTGCCATCAGCTGCTATTGGGAGGGATCTTGAAGCAGCTAGGGTGACAGCAG CTAATAAGATTCGTCTTTGGAATAAGGGTGTTGATTCTGAAAGTTTCCACCCCCGTTTCCGCTCTAATGAAATGCGAATGAGATTAAG TAATGGCGAGCCTGAAAAACCATTGATAGTCCATGTTGGACGACTAGGAGTTGAGAAGAGTTTGGATTTTCTCAAAAG GGTCATGGATAGGCTTCCGGGAGCAAGGATTGCCTTTATTGGGGATGGACCATATAG ggaGGAGCTGGAAAAGATGTTTACTGGCATCCCTGCTGTATTTACTGGGATGTTGGGAGGAGAAGAACTCTCTGAGGCATACGCCAGTGGGGATGTTTTTGTGATGCCTTCAGAATCCGAGACACTTGGTCTTGTTGTTTTGGAGGCCATGTCATCAGGAATTCCTGTCGTGGCAGCTCGTGCTGGGGGGATACCAGATATAATTCCTCCAGAACAAGATGGCAAAACTGGGTTTCTCTTTAATCCAGGAGATCTTGATGACTGCTTGAGCAAGTTAGAGCCTTTGTTGGATAACCAAGAACTGAGAGAAACAATGGGCAAGGCAGCACGCCATGATATGGAGAAGTATGACTGGAAGGCAGCGACAAAGAAAATACGGAATGAACAATACAACGCTGCAATTTGGTTCTGGCGCAAGAAGAGAGCCCAGCTATTGAGACCTATCCAGTGGCTAGTAAAACGTCTCTTCCCATCTCCAGAAGTTTAA
- the LOC133688874 gene encoding BAHD acyltransferase DCR-like codes for MPSSNTTIVSRCTIYPDQKSTTIETLKLSVSDLPMLSCQYIQKGVLLPYPPYSTDDLITFLKHSLSTALSHFSALAGRLQTDPTGHIHIVCNDAGVDFIQAKARHLSIHTVLSPTDVPECFKGFFAFDKTLSYSGHSKPLMAVQVTELQDGIFIGCSVNHAVTDGTSFWHFFNTFAEICKGSKKISNSPDFSRNTLFNSPAVLKFPAGGPKVTFSGDEPLRERVFHFRREAILKLKVRANNSDLICNSAEIFGKQRNDSWQAANGESNGKVAPLFLMKDKTAEISSFQSLCAQLWRSVTRARKLMPSKMTTFRMAVNCRHRLEPRLEPYYFGNAIQSIPTAASAGELLSKDLSFGAELLHRNVVAHGDGTVRKGISDWEKEPRLFPLGNFDGASITMGSSPRFPMYDNDFGWGRPLAVRSGRANKFDGKISAFPGGDGKGSVDLEVVLSPETMIGLENDGEFMQYVSEISGCTPTP; via the coding sequence atgccTTCTTCCAATACCACCATCGTCTCAAGATGCACAATCTACCCTGACCAAAAATCCACCACCATCGAAACCCTAAAGCTCTCAGTCTCTGACCTCCCCATGCTCTCGTGCCAATACATCCAGAAGGGTGTCCTCCTCCCTTATCCACCATACTCCACTGATGACCTCATCACATTCCTCAAACACTCCCTCTCCACCGCTCTTTCTCACTTCTCTGCTCTTGCTGGCCGCCTCCAAACTGACCCTACCGGCCATATCCATATTGTATGCAACGATGCAGGCGTTGATTTCATCCAAGCCAAAGCAAGACACCTCTCTATCCACACCGTTCTTTCTCCAACCGACGTCCCTGAATGCTTCAAAGGGTTCTTCGCATTCGACAAGACCCTCAGTTATTCGGGTCATTCAAAACCATTAATGGCAGTTCAGGTCACTGAACTGCAAGACGGCATATTCATTGGCTGCTCGGTAAACCATGCTGTTACTGATGGCACTTCATTCTGGCACTTTTTCAATACCTTCGCTGAAATATGCAAGGgatctaaaaaaatttctaattcaCCAGACTTTTCCCGCAACACCTTGTTTAACTCACCGGCGGTGCTTAAATTCCCCGCCGGTGGGCCGAAAGTGACATTTTCTGGTGATGAGCCATTGCGCGAGAGAGTTTTCCATTTTAGAAGAGAAGCAATTCTCAAGCTCAAAGTCAGAGCTAATAACAGTGATTTAATTTGCAATTCGGCGGAGATTTTCGGAAAGCAAAGAAACGACAGTTGGCAAGCCGCTAACGGAGAAAGTAACGGGAAAGTAGCTCCCCTTTTCTTAATGAAGGACAAAACTGCGGAGATTTCCTCGTTTCAGTCCCTTTGCGCGCAGCTATGGAGATCAGTGACACGTGCGAGGAAACTAATGCCGTCTAAGATGACGACGTTTCGTATGGCAGTGAATTGCCGGCACCGGCTGGAGCCACGGCTGGAGCCGTATTACTTTGGCAACGCGATTCAAAGCATCCCAACGGCTGCTTCGGCTGGAGAGCTTTTATCAAAGGACCTGAGCTTCGGAGCTGAATTGCTGCACAGAAACGTCGTCGCACATGGTGATGGTACGGTGCGGAAGGGTATATCAGACTGGGAAAAGGAGCCGCGGTTATTTCCGTTGGGGAATTTTGATGGAGCATCAATCACGATGGGGAGTTCTCCAAGATTTCCAATGTATGATAATGATTTTGGGTGGGGCCGACCTTTGGCAGTGAGGAGTGGTAGGGCCAATAAATTTGATGGGAAGATATCAGCTTTTCCAGGGGGAGATGGAAAGGGGAGCGTTGATCTTGAGGTGGTTTTGTCACCTGAGACAATGATTGGGCTTGAAAACGATGGTGAGTTTATGCAATATGTTTCAGAAATCTCTGGTTGTACACCAACACCATAG